A genome region from Lusitaniella coriacea LEGE 07157 includes the following:
- a CDS encoding FHA domain-containing protein produces MITLTLLHPLQAVPVQSWTFDPKSRIRVGRSTDNEVILYSAVVSRHHIEIQRKDSQWEIRNLGANGTYLDGKRINKAVVIDGMVVRLASSGPQIQIHIKSGEVGEPVTTPSVQQQQHRLENDHSTDTLIT; encoded by the coding sequence GTGATTACTTTGACCCTGCTGCATCCACTCCAAGCTGTCCCCGTCCAAAGTTGGACTTTTGACCCGAAATCGCGAATTCGGGTTGGGCGCTCGACAGATAACGAGGTTATTCTCTACAGTGCAGTTGTCTCTCGGCATCATATCGAGATTCAACGCAAAGATTCTCAATGGGAGATTAGAAATCTAGGGGCAAATGGCACCTATTTAGACGGGAAGCGAATTAATAAAGCCGTTGTGATTGATGGGATGGTCGTTCGCCTCGCGAGTTCTGGGCCGCAAATTCAAATTCACATTAAATCCGGAGAAGTTGGCGAACCCGTTACAACGCCTTCTGTGCAACAGCAACAGCACCGCCTAGAAAACGACCATTCGACCGATACTCTCATTACTTAA
- a CDS encoding peptidoglycan-binding protein: MATRSETRELIMEPPNLSIEEEEFEPCEHYNQLEPDTAAAFTRSLPSGSMMVKQVSSCSTSVVNGLSKQIIDEMNAIVPGVLVTFDSFNVSIGPAVWPYLQQPAKEALGRAIADRGQTLSVNSAYRTIAQQLILYNHSLRRRCGISIAARPGRSNHQSGLAVDINDPQGWRPFLERQGWSWLGRKDPPHFNYVGGGTQDIRSLAVLAFQKLWNKNNLNSQITEDSAYGPQVESCLNKSPIEGFGATPPGGGSRTLRLSTPRMEGDDIREIQQALASAGFQLDLDGVYGSGTAAAVKEFQAKEGLEADGIFGPASRTKLLKPKL, from the coding sequence ATGGCAACGCGATCGGAAACCAGGGAGTTAATTATGGAACCGCCAAACTTGTCGATTGAAGAAGAAGAATTTGAACCGTGCGAACATTACAATCAACTCGAACCCGATACCGCAGCAGCTTTCACGCGATCGCTTCCTTCTGGTTCGATGATGGTCAAACAAGTGTCCAGTTGTTCGACCTCCGTCGTTAATGGACTTTCCAAACAAATTATTGATGAAATGAACGCAATTGTCCCCGGTGTTCTCGTCACATTTGATAGCTTTAACGTGAGTATTGGTCCTGCGGTGTGGCCCTACTTGCAACAACCCGCTAAAGAAGCGTTAGGGCGCGCGATCGCGGATAGGGGTCAAACCCTCAGCGTCAACTCCGCCTACCGCACGATCGCGCAACAACTGATCCTCTACAACCATTCCCTGCGCCGTCGCTGTGGCATCAGCATCGCAGCCCGTCCCGGCAGAAGCAACCATCAAAGCGGACTCGCAGTTGACATCAACGATCCCCAAGGGTGGCGACCCTTCCTCGAACGCCAAGGCTGGAGTTGGTTGGGACGCAAAGATCCCCCTCACTTCAACTACGTCGGCGGCGGAACCCAAGACATTCGCAGTTTAGCCGTCCTCGCCTTCCAAAAACTCTGGAATAAAAACAACCTCAACAGCCAAATTACCGAAGACAGCGCCTACGGACCCCAGGTTGAATCCTGCCTCAACAAATCCCCCATTGAAGGCTTTGGTGCAACTCCTCCCGGCGGCGGTTCGAGAACCCTGCGACTCAGCACCCCCCGCATGGAAGGAGACGACATACGCGAAATTCAACAAGCTTTAGCAAGCGCGGGTTTCCAACTCGATCTCGATGGCGTGTACGGATCCGGAACTGCCGCGGCTGTTAAAGAATTTCAAGCTAAAGAAGGTCTAGAAGCCGATGGGATTTTCGGTCCCGCAAGCCGGACTAAACTGCTCAAACCAAAACTCTAA
- a CDS encoding sensor histidine kinase, with the protein MKQFPFSLKFSIPTILLIFGTVLVGAIVQRETVQSFRRVEKDVSDNARFAGDRLSGMLEYLYRRGDVEQAEVAISKMRNDVNLRLSVLYDEKNRVLLATRYELRDRALQNTPAANRELTFTQVRETLSGQILLSEDKRKIWAIYPVPLKMVPGELRPSRIGTLWLEYDLSLLKQRALKDALQRSLSAAVGLGIFCIAIWFFFEKTLTRRAAKLVAASHNFAKGELSIRAKIGGSDELAQIAKAFNQMAKRIQADTETLQASEIALKQANETLENRVRERTASLKEQKEKLEQTLQELQQAQAQLVQQEKMSSLGQLVAGIAHEINNPVNFIHGNITHTIEYAEDLLKLIELYRYHCRKYVPEIESKIEEIDLDFLSQDLSKILTSMKVGTERIRNIVLSLRTFSRMDESEFKTVDLHAGIDSTLLILQHRFRGNNKLRAIEIVKEYGMLPLVDCFAGQLNQVFMNILANGIEALEESRINPETDSPQIRIRTSVIDKGWVEIAIADNGMGIPESVQPQIFNPFFTTKPIGKGTGMGLAIAYQIVTERHSGKLRCCSTPGKGTELIIQIQIGKKSSKIEPFKSSTRMAKSWDDKLN; encoded by the coding sequence ATGAAGCAGTTTCCCTTTTCGTTAAAGTTTTCCATTCCAACAATTTTGTTAATCTTTGGGACAGTGCTGGTGGGTGCGATCGTTCAAAGGGAAACGGTGCAATCTTTTCGTCGAGTGGAGAAGGATGTTAGCGATAATGCTCGGTTTGCTGGCGATCGACTTTCGGGAATGCTGGAATATCTTTACCGTCGCGGCGATGTCGAGCAGGCAGAAGTTGCGATTAGCAAGATGCGGAACGATGTCAATCTTCGCTTAAGCGTTTTGTATGACGAAAAAAATCGCGTTCTTTTAGCCACTCGTTATGAACTGCGCGATCGCGCGCTCCAAAATACACCGGCTGCAAATCGCGAACTCACTTTTACACAAGTTCGGGAAACCCTGTCCGGACAAATCCTTCTCTCGGAAGATAAGCGAAAAATTTGGGCAATTTACCCCGTTCCTCTGAAAATGGTGCCGGGGGAGTTGCGTCCGTCTCGCATCGGCACTCTTTGGCTGGAGTACGATCTCTCCCTACTCAAACAACGCGCTTTGAAAGATGCTTTGCAACGCTCCCTCTCTGCTGCTGTGGGATTGGGAATATTTTGTATTGCCATTTGGTTCTTTTTTGAGAAAACCCTCACTCGGCGCGCGGCTAAGTTAGTCGCAGCTAGCCATAATTTTGCCAAGGGAGAGCTTTCTATCCGTGCAAAAATTGGAGGTTCTGACGAATTGGCTCAAATTGCGAAAGCTTTTAACCAAATGGCAAAGCGCATTCAAGCGGATACAGAGACGCTGCAAGCCAGCGAAATCGCCCTCAAACAGGCAAATGAAACTCTAGAAAATCGCGTTCGAGAGCGGACAGCTTCTCTTAAGGAACAAAAAGAGAAATTAGAACAAACCTTACAGGAACTCCAGCAGGCTCAAGCACAGTTGGTTCAACAAGAAAAGATGTCGAGTTTGGGGCAATTAGTTGCCGGAATTGCCCACGAAATCAATAATCCAGTTAACTTTATTCACGGCAATATTACTCATACAATTGAGTACGCTGAAGATTTACTTAAACTGATCGAACTGTATCGGTATCATTGTCGTAAGTACGTGCCGGAGATCGAGTCAAAAATTGAAGAGATCGATCTGGATTTTCTATCGCAAGATTTGTCAAAAATTCTGACTTCAATGAAGGTTGGAACTGAGCGCATTCGCAATATTGTTTTATCTCTGCGAACCTTTTCGCGCATGGATGAGTCTGAGTTTAAAACAGTCGATCTTCACGCGGGAATCGACAGTACTCTGTTGATTTTGCAACATCGCTTCCGAGGGAACAACAAGTTACGGGCAATTGAGATTGTCAAAGAGTATGGAATGCTTCCCTTGGTGGACTGTTTTGCGGGACAATTAAATCAGGTTTTTATGAATATTTTGGCAAATGGGATTGAAGCATTAGAAGAGAGTAGAATCAATCCTGAAACAGACTCGCCTCAAATTCGCATCCGCACGTCCGTCATTGATAAAGGTTGGGTGGAAATCGCGATCGCGGATAATGGAATGGGAATCCCCGAATCCGTTCAACCACAAATCTTTAATCCCTTTTTCACCACCAAACCTATCGGCAAAGGAACGGGAATGGGACTGGCAATTGCTTATCAAATCGTGACCGAACGACATAGCGGTAAGCTAAGATGTTGTTCAACTCCAGGAAAAGGAACCGAATTGATAATCCAAATTCAAATCGGCAAAAAATCATCAAAGATCGAACCCTTTAAGTCCAGTACGAGGATGGCAAAATCATGGGACGACAAGCTAAATTAA
- a CDS encoding MlaD family protein codes for MRSRTLREGSVGLLILIGLGLFGIITVWLRGIEFGQKNYQLAIEFANANGMSIGSPVRYRGVNVGKIVNIEPGTNGVKVIVEISPVDLLIPKNATIQANQSGLLNQASVDITPLQPLSQSALAESPIGKDCNPDLIVCENATLQGEAGATIDDLLNSTVRLSEVYASPEFAQNINKLLETVEVTALDVTKLSAELKLLSRSVRGQIPSLSGNLTRGTDTLNTTALSLGQSADRIAGTVDSTALNLNVLSANLNRLIEANGADLGSTLNSVRETSESLDTLLVQLQPTVAGLNTVLQPQEVENLRNSLNILIDNTSVASENLRNASNNLNNPFLALSLQELLNSARETFENARKITAEIDEITGDPEFRNNLRNLVNGLGDLLSSTQELEHHIQLAEALEESRKRVQVLEEQILVQKQQHSKTAPPPPKTPSPIREPQVLQPE; via the coding sequence ATGCGATCGCGCACCCTTCGAGAAGGTTCTGTCGGACTATTGATTCTCATTGGTTTAGGCTTATTTGGCATCATCACCGTCTGGCTGCGTGGCATAGAATTCGGTCAAAAAAACTACCAACTCGCGATCGAATTTGCCAATGCCAATGGAATGTCTATCGGTTCTCCCGTTCGCTATCGCGGAGTCAACGTTGGCAAAATCGTCAATATTGAACCCGGAACCAACGGCGTTAAAGTCATTGTCGAAATTAGCCCCGTTGATTTGCTCATTCCCAAAAATGCCACGATTCAAGCCAATCAATCGGGGCTTCTCAATCAAGCTTCTGTTGACATTACTCCCCTTCAACCGCTCTCTCAAAGCGCTCTAGCTGAAAGTCCCATTGGCAAAGATTGCAATCCCGATCTGATCGTTTGCGAAAATGCAACCCTTCAAGGAGAAGCTGGCGCAACCATCGACGATTTACTCAACAGTACCGTGCGTCTCAGCGAAGTCTATGCCAGTCCGGAATTTGCGCAAAACATCAATAAACTCCTAGAAACCGTTGAAGTCACTGCCCTTGATGTCACCAAACTCAGTGCCGAACTCAAACTCCTCTCGCGTTCCGTGCGCGGACAAATTCCATCTCTATCCGGAAACCTGACACGCGGTACCGATACCTTAAACACAACAGCCCTCTCATTAGGTCAATCTGCCGATCGTATCGCGGGAACCGTCGATTCAACTGCTCTTAACCTCAATGTCCTTTCCGCCAATCTGAATCGCTTAATTGAAGCCAATGGAGCGGATTTAGGCAGTACTTTGAACAGCGTGCGAGAAACGAGCGAAAGCTTGGATACGTTGCTCGTTCAACTGCAACCCACCGTGGCAGGTTTGAATACTGTCCTTCAACCCCAAGAAGTTGAAAACCTGCGCAACTCCCTGAATATTCTAATCGACAACACCAGCGTGGCATCAGAAAATCTCCGCAACGCATCTAACAATTTAAATAATCCCTTCCTCGCGCTCTCGCTGCAAGAACTCCTCAACTCCGCTAGAGAAACCTTTGAAAACGCGCGCAAAATCACCGCAGAGATTGACGAAATTACCGGAGATCCAGAATTCCGCAATAATCTCCGCAACCTCGTCAACGGCTTAGGGGATTTACTCTCCTCCACCCAAGAATTAGAACATCACATTCAATTGGCTGAAGCTCTCGAAGAATCCCGCAAGCGCGTGCAAGTCCTTGAAGAACAAATCCTCGTGCAAAAACAACAACACTCTAAAACCGCCCCTCCTCCCCCTAAAACCCCATCTCCAATCCGCGAACCTCAAGTTTTGCAACCGGAATAA
- the psb29 gene encoding photosystem II biogenesis protein Psp29 — protein MDQVRTVSDTKRKFYAHHTRPINSVYRRVVEELMVEMHLLSVNVNFRYDPIYALGVVTSFDRFMRGYRPEQDLSSIFNALCQAVQGDPQTYRQDAENLKNSVQGLSIEQISSWNSSLVSQGSASNLYERFKEIAFNDSFKYSRLFAIGLYSLLEQIDAEVVNDEKQRNSILQELCESLKLSTDKVQKDLDLYRSNLEKMDQVQAVLEDALQAERKRKQKRALEKQPATPTEEPAPEASGEEDSSSEDTPSS, from the coding sequence GTGGATCAAGTTCGTACTGTCTCCGACACAAAGCGTAAATTTTACGCTCATCATACCCGCCCGATTAACTCCGTCTACCGACGAGTGGTTGAGGAGTTGATGGTAGAGATGCATCTGCTCTCTGTGAATGTCAACTTTCGCTACGATCCTATTTATGCTTTAGGCGTTGTAACCTCCTTCGATCGCTTTATGCGAGGCTATCGCCCAGAGCAAGATTTATCTTCAATTTTTAATGCTTTGTGCCAAGCGGTTCAAGGAGATCCCCAAACCTATCGACAAGATGCAGAAAATTTAAAAAACTCAGTTCAAGGTTTATCTATCGAGCAAATTTCCTCTTGGAACAGTTCGCTTGTTTCCCAAGGGAGTGCGAGCAATCTCTACGAGCGCTTTAAGGAGATTGCTTTTAATGATTCTTTCAAATATAGTCGTCTGTTTGCGATTGGGTTGTACTCGCTTCTCGAACAAATAGATGCAGAGGTGGTGAACGATGAGAAGCAGCGCAATTCAATCCTCCAAGAACTGTGTGAGAGTTTAAAGTTATCGACGGATAAGGTTCAAAAAGACCTCGATCTCTACCGCAGCAATTTGGAAAAGATGGATCAAGTCCAGGCGGTGCTTGAAGACGCGCTGCAAGCAGAACGGAAGCGCAAGCAAAAACGCGCTTTGGAAAAGCAGCCTGCAACGCCAACGGAAGAGCCTGCACCGGAAGCTTCTGGTGAGGAGGATTCGTCTTCAGAAGATACGCCTTCTTCTTAA
- a CDS encoding CocE/NonD family hydrolase, producing MSVIKETASMLTRDRVRLDSDIYRPREEGTFPVLLMRQPYGRAIASTVVYAHPTWYAKQGYIVVIQDVRGRGTSEGEFNPFMGEVEDGFDTVTWAAQLPRSTGKVGMYGFSYQGMTQLYAAASRPPVLKVLCPGMVGYNLYSDWAYENGAFCLQANLGWAVQLAAETARLKRDRAAYQILHQASRHLPFDTPTPAFQKAFQTHCPGSFYQRWLAHPTFDRDWQSQILPLDAINLPQLHIGGWFDPYLRGTLNLYQQMAKTNSPQSLIIGPWAHLPWGRKVGEIDYGAAAASPVDSLQIRWFDCFLKGKENGILKEPPVRYFEMGSNQWRSFETIAQDNYRTYYLASDGLASIQDKSGQLLLTPDPQTQEDILVSDPWRPVPSLGGHPSIPAGSFERSGIDCRTDVLTYTSEPLIEAITVVGQGFILIDCTADVPSFDLCGILSEVHPDGRVYNFTQGYIRVDFPQRPVKIPLQATCTTLKKGTCLRLSLSATCFPAYAINPGMGAFPGETDLIDRQIITITVERDRASQIQLPLL from the coding sequence ATGAGTGTAATCAAGGAAACCGCCTCGATGTTGACGCGCGATCGCGTGCGATTGGACTCGGATATTTATCGTCCTAGGGAAGAGGGAACGTTTCCGGTGTTATTAATGCGCCAACCTTACGGGCGCGCGATCGCGTCCACCGTTGTTTATGCCCATCCCACCTGGTACGCCAAGCAAGGTTACATCGTTGTCATTCAGGACGTGCGCGGACGGGGAACCTCCGAGGGAGAATTCAATCCCTTTATGGGGGAAGTAGAAGATGGATTCGATACGGTCACTTGGGCGGCTCAACTTCCCAGAAGCACCGGAAAAGTGGGAATGTATGGCTTCTCCTATCAAGGAATGACGCAACTCTACGCCGCCGCTAGCCGCCCCCCAGTCCTCAAAGTCCTATGTCCGGGAATGGTGGGTTACAACCTCTACAGCGATTGGGCTTACGAGAACGGAGCATTTTGCCTGCAAGCCAACTTGGGGTGGGCGGTACAACTCGCCGCAGAAACTGCTCGCCTCAAGCGCGATCGCGCCGCTTACCAAATCCTCCACCAAGCCTCGCGCCATCTCCCCTTCGACACCCCCACTCCCGCCTTTCAAAAAGCCTTCCAAACCCATTGTCCCGGTTCCTTTTACCAGCGATGGCTGGCGCACCCAACATTCGATCGCGATTGGCAATCCCAAATTCTTCCCTTAGACGCGATCAACCTGCCTCAATTACACATCGGCGGATGGTTCGACCCCTATTTGCGCGGAACCCTGAACCTCTACCAGCAAATGGCAAAAACCAACAGTCCCCAATCCCTAATTATCGGACCCTGGGCGCACCTTCCTTGGGGTCGCAAAGTTGGAGAGATCGATTATGGTGCAGCCGCCGCCAGTCCCGTTGATTCCCTACAAATCCGCTGGTTCGATTGCTTCCTCAAAGGCAAAGAAAACGGCATTCTCAAAGAACCGCCCGTGCGTTATTTTGAAATGGGTTCTAATCAATGGCGTTCTTTTGAAACGATTGCCCAAGACAATTACCGAACCTACTATTTAGCAAGCGATGGATTAGCCAGCATTCAAGATAAATCCGGTCAACTCCTTCTCACGCCCGACCCCCAAACCCAAGAAGATATTTTAGTCAGCGATCCTTGGCGACCCGTCCCCTCATTAGGCGGTCACCCATCGATTCCTGCGGGGTCTTTCGAGCGCTCTGGCATCGATTGTCGCACAGATGTCCTCACCTATACCTCCGAACCCTTAATTGAGGCAATAACCGTTGTTGGACAAGGATTCATCTTAATTGACTGCACGGCAGACGTTCCCAGTTTCGATCTCTGTGGGATTTTATCGGAAGTCCATCCCGACGGTCGGGTTTACAACTTTACCCAAGGCTATATTCGAGTTGATTTCCCTCAAAGACCTGTGAAAATACCCCTTCAGGCAACTTGTACGACCTTAAAGAAAGGAACCTGCTTGCGCCTCAGCTTGAGTGCGACTTGTTTTCCCGCCTATGCTATCAATCCTGGAATGGGGGCATTTCCTGGCGAGACAGATTTAATCGATCGGCAAATTATTACAATAACTGTTGAGCGCGATCGCGCATCTCAAATTCAATTGCCCTTGCTATGA
- a CDS encoding caspase family protein, translated as MTRSIYALLVGIDEYVSPIPPLQGCVNDIKAMQDYLEGRVATGDDRVHIKTLFNQEATRQAVIEGFRTHLCQATAEDVALFCYSGHGAQEQDPPEFWTIEPDRTNETLVCYDSRSANGWDLADKELAKLIAEVAEKNPHITIVLDCCHSGTGTRDLDVATRQAPIDTRSRPVESFIFSIAEASQLTGTRSLEDNATGWSLPQGRHILLAACREIELAKEYNASGQRRGAFSYFLLDTLKKANGSLSYRDLFKRANALVQAKVSAQSPQLEATLSGDLDQPFLGGAIPSRTPYFTLSHHKEYGWVIDGGAVHGIAQPTADETTFLALFPFDAPPEQLKQLSASLGEAAVTEVMPQLSKVRLEEIENPDTETTFKAVITSLPLPPKGVFITGDESGVELVRKALQEAAPQQQPSLYVREVETPEAADFKLLARNGEYLITRPTDDRPLVAQIQGYSPAKAVKAIERLEHITRWTNIVELSSPANSRIRPDAVQLSVYQNGEELQGTDIRLEYCKENGRWLEPQFKVKLANTSNKPLYCALLDLTDTYAVSAELLASGGVWLQPGEEAWALGGEAIYPTVPQKLWEQGITETRDILKLIVSTAEFDATLLEQDALDLPFGSKAVPKRGKGTLNRLMSRTRSRVLRSKPESEVEYDDWIGTQIGIATVRPLETTPIPQETPITLGQGVTVQGHPQLNAKARLTTVTQATRDLGNDLIPPLLRSAGVQPFQFNTSRGNDPGLSALELSDIENPSVVTPENPLVLELDASLQPNEELLPVSYDGEFFLPLGGCRSTPEGKTEVRLERLSDPMSKGSRSLGGSIRIFFQKIVTQKLGLDFTYPLLAVAKVSPDETVTYETDREQVQARIASAERILLFVHGIIGDTQSMVKSVQRAKVNAEGQERLLIDCYDLVLTFDYENLHTPIEENARLLKQRLEAIGLGENHGKTLHVVAHSMGGLVSRWFIEREGGNQIVQHLIMLGTPNGGSPWSVVEDWALTALSLGLNGLTKITWSVPVVGQLVALTKLAVKAVETIDVSLDQMNPDSDFLKNLASSPEPGIPYTILAGNTALAPNALEPEPGKQTSPLERLMQKLFNRAMEKPFFGQPNDIAVTVKSIKNVSESRTPQPQIQEVGCDHLVYFSHEAGLTALAAAVAKEMPTAQPESPPEPEERPPVTPTPIAEPESSRSAEPPSPNIPEEVTPVEQKESKSWIGVTTILIAVAIILSLFLFQQLRLNPSNEQPEDRQSLLL; from the coding sequence ATGACTCGTAGCATCTACGCATTACTCGTCGGCATCGATGAATACGTTAGCCCCATCCCGCCCTTACAAGGGTGCGTTAACGATATCAAAGCCATGCAGGACTATCTCGAAGGGCGCGTTGCCACAGGCGACGATCGCGTCCACATCAAAACCCTATTTAACCAAGAAGCAACCCGTCAGGCGGTTATTGAGGGATTTCGCACCCACCTTTGCCAAGCTACCGCAGAGGATGTCGCCCTGTTTTGCTACTCCGGACATGGCGCGCAAGAACAAGACCCACCGGAGTTTTGGACGATTGAACCCGATCGAACCAACGAAACTCTCGTCTGTTACGACAGCCGCAGTGCCAACGGGTGGGATTTAGCCGACAAAGAACTTGCCAAACTCATCGCCGAAGTTGCCGAGAAAAATCCCCACATCACCATCGTTCTCGACTGCTGTCATTCTGGCACTGGAACCCGCGACCTGGATGTCGCCACGCGCCAAGCTCCTATCGACACGCGATCGCGCCCCGTTGAAAGTTTCATCTTTTCTATTGCCGAAGCCAGCCAACTCACCGGAACCCGCAGCCTCGAAGACAACGCCACTGGGTGGTCACTCCCCCAAGGCAGACACATTCTCCTCGCCGCCTGTCGGGAAATCGAACTCGCCAAAGAATACAACGCGAGCGGTCAGCGCCGGGGAGCGTTTTCCTACTTCCTCCTCGATACTCTCAAAAAAGCCAACGGTAGTCTCTCCTATCGCGACCTCTTCAAACGCGCCAACGCCCTCGTCCAAGCCAAAGTTTCCGCCCAATCGCCACAACTCGAAGCCACCCTCTCCGGCGATCTCGACCAACCCTTTTTAGGCGGGGCAATTCCCAGCCGAACCCCCTACTTCACCCTCAGCCATCACAAAGAATACGGCTGGGTTATCGATGGCGGCGCAGTTCACGGCATCGCTCAACCCACAGCAGACGAAACCACCTTCCTCGCTCTCTTTCCCTTCGACGCTCCTCCCGAACAGCTCAAACAACTCTCCGCCTCTCTGGGAGAAGCAGCCGTCACCGAAGTGATGCCCCAACTGAGTAAAGTGCGCCTGGAGGAAATTGAAAATCCCGATACCGAAACCACCTTCAAAGCCGTCATTACCAGCCTTCCCTTGCCCCCCAAAGGCGTATTTATTACCGGGGACGAGTCAGGGGTCGAATTAGTAAGGAAAGCCCTTCAAGAAGCCGCTCCCCAACAGCAGCCCTCTCTCTACGTGCGGGAAGTGGAAACCCCCGAAGCCGCAGACTTTAAACTCCTTGCTCGCAATGGCGAATATTTAATTACCCGACCCACCGACGATCGCCCCTTAGTCGCGCAGATTCAAGGGTATAGCCCAGCCAAAGCCGTCAAAGCTATTGAGCGCCTCGAACACATCACCCGTTGGACGAACATTGTCGAACTCTCCAGCCCCGCAAACAGCCGCATTCGACCGGACGCAGTGCAACTGTCCGTTTATCAGAATGGAGAAGAATTACAAGGGACAGATATTCGCCTGGAATATTGTAAGGAAAATGGTCGCTGGCTAGAACCTCAATTTAAAGTTAAGCTCGCCAATACAAGTAACAAGCCGCTATACTGCGCCCTGTTAGATTTGACCGACACCTATGCTGTTAGCGCAGAGCTATTAGCATCGGGTGGCGTTTGGTTGCAACCGGGCGAAGAAGCCTGGGCTTTAGGGGGCGAGGCTATTTACCCCACCGTTCCGCAAAAGCTTTGGGAACAGGGAATTACAGAAACGCGAGATATTCTTAAACTGATTGTGAGTACGGCTGAATTTGATGCGACTTTGCTCGAACAAGATGCCCTAGATTTACCCTTTGGCTCGAAAGCTGTACCGAAGCGGGGGAAAGGAACGCTTAACCGTTTAATGAGCCGCACGCGATCGCGCGTTCTTCGTTCCAAACCCGAATCCGAAGTAGAATACGACGATTGGATTGGCACTCAAATTGGCATCGCTACCGTTCGTCCCCTCGAAACCACCCCCATCCCCCAAGAAACTCCCATTACTCTCGGTCAGGGCGTAACCGTTCAGGGACATCCCCAACTCAACGCCAAAGCCCGCCTCACCACCGTCACCCAAGCCACGCGAGACTTAGGAAATGACCTCATCCCGCCATTACTCAGATCGGCAGGCGTACAACCCTTCCAATTCAACACCAGTCGAGGGAATGACCCCGGACTGAGTGCCTTGGAATTGAGCGATATTGAAAACCCCTCAGTTGTCACCCCCGAAAATCCCCTCGTCCTCGAACTCGACGCATCCTTACAACCCAATGAAGAATTACTCCCCGTTAGTTACGATGGCGAATTTTTCCTCCCCCTCGGCGGCTGTCGCAGCACTCCAGAAGGAAAAACAGAGGTTCGCCTAGAACGCCTCAGCGACCCCATGAGCAAAGGATCGCGCAGTTTGGGCGGCTCAATTCGCATCTTCTTCCAAAAAATCGTCACCCAAAAGTTAGGACTAGATTTCACCTATCCCTTACTCGCCGTCGCCAAAGTCAGCCCCGACGAAACCGTAACCTACGAAACCGATCGCGAACAAGTCCAAGCCAGAATTGCCTCAGCAGAGCGCATTCTCCTATTCGTCCACGGCATCATTGGCGACACCCAAAGCATGGTCAAAAGTGTACAACGGGCAAAAGTTAACGCAGAAGGACAAGAACGCCTCTTAATCGACTGCTACGATCTCGTCCTCACCTTCGACTACGAAAACTTGCACACGCCTATTGAAGAAAATGCCCGACTGCTCAAACAGCGATTGGAAGCCATTGGCTTGGGGGAAAATCATGGGAAAACCCTGCACGTTGTCGCCCACTCAATGGGGGGATTAGTCTCTCGCTGGTTTATCGAACGAGAAGGCGGCAACCAAATCGTACAGCACCTAATTATGCTGGGAACGCCCAATGGCGGCTCTCCCTGGTCGGTGGTAGAGGATTGGGCGCTGACTGCCCTCAGTTTGGGATTAAATGGCTTAACAAAAATAACTTGGTCCGTTCCCGTTGTCGGACAACTCGTTGCATTAACGAAGCTTGCAGTTAAAGCCGTCGAAACCATTGACGTGTCTTTGGATCAAATGAACCCGGACTCGGACTTCCTCAAAAATCTCGCCAGCAGTCCCGAACCCGGAATTCCCTACACGATTCTTGCGGGGAATACCGCCCTCGCACCCAACGCTCTCGAACCAGAACCGGGCAAACAAACCAGTCCCCTTGAGCGATTGATGCAAAAGCTGTTCAACCGCGCGATGGAAAAACCCTTCTTCGGTCAACCCAACGACATTGCAGTAACGGTGAAAAGCATCAAAAACGTCAGTGAGTCTCGCACTCCCCAACCCCAAATCCAAGAAGTAGGCTGCGATCATCTCGTTTATTTCAGTCACGAAGCAGGACTGACAGCATTAGCCGCAGCCGTTGCTAAAGAAATGCCCACTGCTCAACCCGAATCTCCTCCAGAACCAGAGGAACGCCCCCCCGTTACCCCGACACCCATTGCAGAACCCGAAAGCAGCCGTTCCGCCGAACCCCCGTCTCCAAACATCCCAGAGGAAGTCACTCCTGTCGAACAAAAGGAATCGAAATCGTGGATTGGCGTAACCACAATACTCATTGCTGTTGCAATTATCCTCAGTTTGTTCCTCTTCCAACAATTGCGCTTGAACCCATCTAACGAGCAACCGGAAGATCGGCAATCCTTGCTACTTTAA